A region from the Spirochaeta thermophila DSM 6192 genome encodes:
- the map gene encoding type I methionyl aminopeptidase: protein MRKMRHLSYGPLKTPVEVTCIRRSCRFIEVLFRHIKPMVRPGVNMKELLHICELAMARKKVRPSLELDAGFPYPVSFCLNDVAAHGVPADYVLRDNDLLTIDITVALEGWHGDGAWTYISGKVDEEGRALVRAAWRCTMAGIRAAVAGGFVRDIGAAIEEEASRVGCSVIPDFAGHGIGRAYHEEPLIYHHGIPGTGLKIVPGMVFTIEPIVTFGRPEVFKDGTGGFRMRDGSKTAQFEHTVAVFPHHTEILTLGRRQYGDDLLKEDLFL from the coding sequence ATGAGGAAGATGCGGCATCTCTCGTATGGCCCGCTCAAGACCCCGGTGGAGGTCACCTGTATACGTAGGTCCTGCCGTTTCATCGAGGTCCTTTTCAGGCATATCAAGCCGATGGTGCGTCCCGGTGTGAACATGAAAGAGCTCTTGCATATCTGCGAGTTGGCCATGGCGAGGAAGAAGGTGCGTCCGTCGTTGGAACTCGATGCGGGATTCCCCTATCCCGTCTCATTTTGCCTCAATGATGTGGCGGCCCACGGCGTGCCTGCAGATTATGTACTCCGTGATAACGATCTGCTCACGATCGACATCACGGTGGCCCTGGAGGGGTGGCATGGTGACGGGGCCTGGACATACATATCGGGGAAGGTGGACGAGGAGGGGAGGGCCCTCGTCCGTGCCGCCTGGAGGTGTACCATGGCGGGGATCCGTGCTGCGGTGGCCGGCGGCTTCGTCCGTGACATAGGGGCGGCGATAGAGGAGGAGGCGTCCAGGGTGGGGTGTTCGGTGATCCCCGATTTCGCGGGCCACGGTATAGGAAGGGCCTACCACGAAGAGCCTCTCATCTATCATCACGGTATCCCCGGTACCGGCCTCAAAATCGTGCCTGGGATGGTCTTCACCATAGAGCCCATTGTAACCTTTGGACGCCCGGAGGTGTTTAAAGACGGAACAGGCGGTTTTCGCATGCGGGATGGATCCAAAACGGCGCAGTTCGAACACACCGTGGCGGTCTTTCCTCATCATACCGAGATCCTCACCCTGGGGAGGCGCCAGTATGGGGATGATCTCCTGAAGGAGGATCTCTTCCTCTAG
- a CDS encoding YkgJ family cysteine cluster protein, whose amino-acid sequence METEFYRNGLRFSCVRCSRCCRHEPGYVFLSMDDLKEIARFLGLDISETVDRYCREVHINGFRRLSLKEKPNFDCIFWENGGCSIYRARPIQCRTYPFWEEYLGDEETWRSLELSCPGVNKGRLYTFEEIEELKRIRREHPPIVL is encoded by the coding sequence ATGGAGACGGAGTTCTACAGAAACGGCCTGAGATTCTCCTGTGTTCGTTGTTCGAGATGCTGTCGACATGAGCCTGGATATGTCTTCCTCTCGATGGATGATCTCAAGGAGATCGCGCGTTTCCTGGGTCTCGATATTTCGGAAACGGTGGACCGATACTGCAGGGAGGTCCACATAAATGGGTTCAGACGGCTTTCCCTCAAGGAGAAACCCAATTTCGACTGTATCTTCTGGGAGAATGGAGGATGCAGCATCTACCGGGCACGTCCCATCCAGTGTCGAACCTACCCCTTTTGGGAAGAATACCTCGGAGATGAGGAGACGTGGAGATCGCTCGAGCTCTCCTGCCCGGGGGTGAACAAAGGAAGGCTGTACACCTTCGAGGAAATAGAGGAGCTGAAAAGAATACGCCGTGAGCACCCTCCGATCGTCCTGTGA